The Monodelphis domestica isolate mMonDom1 chromosome 7, mMonDom1.pri, whole genome shotgun sequence genome window below encodes:
- the LOC107649605 gene encoding E3 ubiquitin-protein ligase MGRN1-like encodes MKGGPKSCSTRLRKSQCFLHLKIHLKDLKSEGDFGVKYQCKSQQDVDTVCLGCPTEENEKPRVTYSLEFTFDADTRVAITIYCQAMEEFMKGMAVYSTKNPLLQSKTVHYKRGVSQQFSLPSFKIDFSEWKDELNFYLDQGIFPVLIQAVVDEGDAGPTKNFPSQTECKVADVVSAMGTYV; translated from the exons ATGAAAGGTGGTCCTAAGAGCTGCTCAACGAGATTGAGAAAATCTCAGTGTTTTTTACATCTAAAGATTCATCTAAAAGACCTGAAAAGTGAAGGAGATTTTGGGGTGAAATATCAGTGCAAGTCTCAGCAG GATGTTGATACAGTCTGTTTAGGGTGCCCaacagaagagaatgagaagCCAAGAGTCACATATAGTCTGGAATTCACTTTTGATGCCGATACTCGAGTTGCTATCACAATATACTGCCAAGCAATGGAGGAGTTCATGAAAGGGATGGCAGTATACAGCACAAAGAATCCTTTGTTGCAGTCCAAGACAGTCCATTATAAGAGAGGAGTGAGCCAGcaattctcccttccttctttcaagaTTGATTTCTCAGAATGGAAGGATGAGCTGAACTTTTATCTGGACCAAGGCATATTTCCAGTACTGATCCAGGCTGTTGTAGATGAAGGAGATGCAGGGCCTACCAAAAATTTCCCTTCACAAACAGAGTGTAAGGTAGCAGATGTAGTTTCAGCCATGGGCACTTATGTGTAA